The Theobroma cacao cultivar B97-61/B2 chromosome 2, Criollo_cocoa_genome_V2, whole genome shotgun sequence genome includes the window CGCAAAGCGTGTCGTCAGTCCAAATCcatatctttttcctttcctatgtTACCAGCAGTCCACAGCTTTATTGTTCGATCATGAGAGACAGTCACAATATACCGGCTATCTGCCATGAACAAAAAATGATGCTCAGGGTACTTAAATAGAATAGTGGAAAGATGTAAAGATTTCTCAATGCCTATGCAGCAAAAAGGGGAGTAGGTCAGACCACTAGATTTTCCATCAATGACGCTAAGTAATCATTACTCATTACTGAAAAAGCCAAGAAAAATCGATGCCCGCCAtcctccccccccccccccattAAAACCCGTTTCCCTTTTTCCGATAAAAAAGCAACGGAAAAACTGAAGATTGATATCACCCCTAGGTACAATGAAGGGATGGAGCTTTAACCTCCCCCCTTCCTTCACCCTGCAGTTTCTTATACTAAGTTCTGACTCCTGCAGGACAGAGGAATAGTGGATAAGAGACGACAAAAAGGTGAAGAAAAGAATGGCCAGCCACAAAAACTTCAACAGCAGCACTGCTCACACGCGGTCATACTCATTCCCCTGTCAATTATACCTAAAGGATCTTAAATCTAATTTATAGCAAAATACATGGAAAGGTCAAAATGCTTTAGCCCATGCTTTCTGATTGTGTTTGGGCAGTTCTGGTGAAGAGAAGAAGGTGTGGCAAAAGCTAAAAccacacaaaagaaatatttcaagaagagagaaagagggagatGCAAGCTTTACTTATTTTAAGTTCAGAAACGTACCTTCACTAATATCTGAAGCAGTGACTTTAGCTTCATGACCTGGTAAGCTTTTGACAGGCTTAAAATCTCTGCCGGACCAAACCTGGTAAATTGTATAAAAGATTAGATCATAGTATAACAAAAacatatttcaaatttgaagacATTTGCTTTCAGAAAGGAGGTTGCACCTTTGCAGTCATGTCATAAGAAGCAGTGACCAAGTAATATCCCTCTTGAGGCTCAAACTTCACTTGTGATATAAGATTTGAGTGGGCTGGTATGATGTAGAGGgattttttcttcctcaaatCCCATATTCGACAGGTATTATCTTCACCTCCTGTAGCTAAATGGTAGCCATTGGGTGAAAAACTCACACCAAGAACCTGAAAAGAGTGTCAGACATTCATGGActtttaattaacaaatatcTATTTcaggtaaaagaaaaatctctttCCTGCTCCTAAAAACTTCAATACAATTATCTTAAGAAATTAACAAGGCAATTCAATTCAACACTTTAGTATCTATTTGTCTAATTAAGccttaaaacttaaaaattgtAGCACCATTGACCTCCCAGTTCCAATGGAATCTGATGGAATATCTAAAACACTTCCATTTGAAGCATTTAGGCCTTATGtgctaaaaatattttccatatAACTAACCTCAAACTTCTATTGTGAATGTTATAGTCCTTAATAACTGTTTATCAGGTATTTTACTGTACTGATGCTAGTAGAGATGCACCACAATATGCCCCCACATGTAACATTTTGGAACCATCATTGCAACAAAAACTGAAAGAACCATGTAACTATAAAGTCTTACTGGCTTGACATGGCCTTCCAAAGCAAGAACACTTCTACCAGTGCGAAGATCCCAAACACGAGCAAGTGCATCAAGTCCACAGGATGCTGCTAAAGATCCATCTTGGTGGAACGCAATTCCATAGACACTCCTACTATGACCTTCTTGGAGAAGCAACTCTACACCACTGTCTATGTCCCACAGTCTCCATGTTTTATCAAAGCTTGTTGTGCCAAGGTACTTCCCTGAAGGATGGAAGGCTATGCGTGCAAGGCGATCCAAATGGCCCTCAAATGTTGTCAGGAGTGATCCATCAGTGTTCCACAACTTTGCTGTTCGGTCAGCAGAAGCAGTCGCTAAATGATCATGCACAGGAGAAAATGTAACATCAGTTGCACGTTCTGTGTGGCCCTTTAAGGCAGAAACCTTACTTACCCTAGGCATTGACCACAACTTAGCAACTCCACTCAATGAgctgaaaaacaaaagaaaacaaaaaatctagTTACAATTCTATATTATTGTCACCTTTAGCAGTTTCAAAGCCATAATTTACAGGCACCCTAAAAGGACATATTTAGCACTTTGACAAGTGTAAACTGCTGCCAAACTTATGGCTCGGAAAACTTGTGTCCTTTTAATCACTGAAAAGTGAATttcttaaagaaaattaaaaaaccaaATCCATAAAGACTAAGCTTTTTGTTTAATGGACTGGGGAGTTGAGTGAGAAGCACACCAGGTGGCAAGAAGTTGTCCATCACGTGAGAAAGAACAACCGGAAAGTGGTCTATCATCCCCAATTTCACTGCAATCAAGAACCAAATTCCCTGCCTGCCTTAGAGCCCAATCAGTTTCAGCATCCATATCTTCATCTGGATCATCCCTTTTTCTCTGTGCACGTTGAACACGCATAGCTGCCTTTACAACAGAGTACTTTGCAATATCAATTCTAGCATCCAAGAGCTCGTTTGGACCCTCAGTATAAAAGGGATATTGAATGTCTTCCTCAACGTCCTCCATTTTAGCAGAAACTGCAGCCTCTTCCTCCTCATGCGCCTTCATCAACTTCTCCAACTGCCCCTCAGAATCCAGCTTTGCCATAATCATTCGCAGCCTATCCCGCCTTTCCATCTCTCTTTCTCCAAAAAGAGTTATGGGTTCACCAAGCCGGCGAAGTCGAGTCCGGACAGCCATGTCATTAGTAGGCACTGCTAGTGCAGCAGCACGTCGTTTCATCAGAAGTTCTTGCATGGCCTTTTCTTGCCGCTCTCTAACCAGTCTACTCTCTTCTGAGATCTCATAATCAACAGCAGCAGTTCGCCCTTCATCCTCATGGTCAGAGTCTGAATCACTAGTTTTCACCTCACCATTTTGAGGTGCAAGTGGTTTAAGGATGGGAGCGCGAATCGGGAGAGGTGCCAATGGATGCACAACAGGGACTGGAGGAATGGCAGGTAGCGGAGCAATAGGTGGTACAACTGCAGGCGGGACCACTGCTGGAACAATAGGCTGAACAGGCTGAAGTAGAGTGTTATTTGCCGTAGGCACTGTGGTTTGGCTGTCGGGAACTGCAACTGAAGGTTCTGCAGATGAAGTTGGTGGACTGTTGTCATCATCAACTTCCATTGTACCTACccaagtaaaaataaaaataatgaacttTAGACAgtacagaaaaaaaaaaaaacaaacttcTTTAACATTTACCATCCACACCccaaaaatagatttaaagAAAGACAAGGAAGCACAGTTTAGATCAATATAAAAGTTGAGTAATTTGAATATAAACtacttaaaacaaaaaatatactCCGAAAATTACATCTTTTAGGCCTTGAGAGTTGAAGATTAGATGGTTTAAAGACTaggattttcttttataacGGAATGGGTATCTTTGTTCGAGCTCTGCTACTTGCTGAAAACCGAACATATGATAATTTTATGAGTAAGACATAGCAACGAACAGAAGGTGCGCGGAAAAGCATCCATAAGAAAAGCagctaaaatataaaattgttcTATAGccaggaaaaagaaaacaaaattacaaTCAACTGGGAATAACTGAGTTTAATACAGCGAAAAGATTAAGCTGAAGTGAGTTAAGATGTCgccaacaaaatcaaaatctaaaacCCTTCAAGCAGCAGTTAATCGGTACGATAACAATGAACAACATTATTGCCATTACCTTGAAAATGTGCAGGAAATCAATCGGGGTGGCAAAAGAAAACGAGAAAAGAGGGAAAGGGGTAGATGGTGCGGAAGGTTCAAGACTGCGAAAGGAGTAATTCTGCCTTCTTCCCTCGCGCTTCACTCCTTCTCCTAAAACTATTTTATGTAAACcctaaataaaaagaaattcaataaaCTAATAAGCACTCTTTCACATTTTTACAGCTAAAAGTTCCAAAGCCAGAGTTTGAAAGGAAGAGCCGAGAACGACAATTGCATCAATAGATTGCGGCGTgaaacattttcatttttaaagcaaaaacaaaaaatagaataaaaatttattaattcggtgattttttatctttaattgataaaaatattacatcagcaatgaatttaaaattattatttcattaataaaaaatttattttaatttaatttgtattaAATATTTGGGCCTTTAGGCAATGTCTGGATGAAGTCTAAAACTTTTCAAGGCCGATGATCGGATTAAGTTGGGTTTACAATTCGATTCAAGCCCATTTCCAACCCGGCCGATGATTACATGTAATAGTCTTTCCCAAAAGCTAGTAAGAGTTCGGGTTAGGTTTTGGCCCACTAATTTGGGGAGCCGGCAAGGCTTGTCCCCATTTTATTTTGCTCTTCGAGGTCTCCCTCTCCCTCTCAATATCTCTCTCCTCGTTCTCTCTCAGTAAATCAAAAGTTAGTTTCATTTCAAGGTTGGAGCTGAAAGTTTGTGGACATGGAAGAGAAACCATCAAGCTCTCATCGCAAGCGCCAATTCTTCGAAGACGAAGACTCCGACAAGCCTCCCGCGTAATCAtttgcttcaaatcttttcattttctttttactttaaaaatgaaaatctgtCATACCTCAATACGAagtaattctttttcttgctttgttgaTACAACTGTTTTAGCTCGTAGTTCTACTCGTTTTCTCTTTTATGTTCGCTTTTTGTTTCTTACGTTTGCTTTGGAAATTTTAGCTGTAAATATGTTATGGTGCGTATTATTTTATCATCGaattttttagggtttatatAATGTATTgttaggattttttttccttcgaATGCAGTCAATTCTCGATACTATtgttaaatttgatttctttgaGAAAATTAGGGTTAAAAGATAATCTTTTTAAGAATTATTTCTgttgtttgaattttagaattaAATCAATAGTTTGATTTACAGGCAAAAGAGAGTTAGGTTTCCCAAGGGAAAGAAAGTGAAGCCTGGAGAAGAACCAGTGAACAGAGTTGATGTGGAAGATGGTTCTGGTGACTTGAAAGATCCCCGTCTCGCTGCCAAGGAGCGTGCCAAGCACCGCAGTCAAATTACTACGGAACTGTTCACTGCAGATGGACAGGGCATGCTTAACGATGTCTCCGCTGCTGAAGTTGCATATGAGGTTTGTTTGCTATCTTCTTAATCTGTCCAATTTAGAGACTGACAATATGAACTGGTCATAAAGATATTATCTGTACAGTCTATCTTTTGTGAATTGATGCTAATTTATCATGAGTGGTCTAAAGGCAAGAAGCAGATTATGTGCTGATTTCCTTTACAATCTAGCTTTTGAACAGAGCTTCTTTGCATCTACTTTGTACTGGTCAACGACTGCTGGTTTATCCATGTTATGTGTCTGAGTGtaataaatgacaaaaaggcagttttctttttattccaaatgcaaaaatgcattttcatcatatttattttgttgaaatCTTGGTATTTAATTGTTGGCTTTAACAATCTTCAGTGCCACTCTGAGATATGATGCACCTGGCATGTGATGCTGTTATTGAGTGAGTTTATAATTTTAGGATGCTTCTTTCCTGAATTGGCAGCATTTTTTGCAGTCAAGATGACTGCCAGATTCCTCAGTTATTGGTTCAGAGGAAAGGATAGCCAATGATGGGGAATTTCTTTTGGCAGGATAATGAGAACTTTGTCGATGATGGTATTCAAATAGAACCTTTCAATCTgaacaaagaaagagaagaaggatACTTTGATGCAGATGGAAACTTTGTTGAATATGTCAATGACAACGAAATCAAGGTACAGTATCTGATTGACCTGAAGCTTCTAAgttattatattaaaacttCTATTGAGTACCACATGGACTTTTTGTAGGATGCATGGCTTGATAGTGTTGAAGCTGATATAAAATATACAGGAAAAACATCCGCAACAACAAACGATGAAGATGATAATGAAGTTGTGACACAGGATCTTTCCTCTCAAGACATTGGGATAATGAAAAGACGTATTGCCAATGTGCTCGAGCCTGGAGAAACGGTAATATTACATGATGATAGATATTCtgtctaaaagaaaaaaaaattttcttttgtaaaaGGAATAATTGTGTTACATATTTGTTCCAAAATTTGCGTTTTGCTTTGATTTTCATGATATGAGTATATTTTGCTTATATTagattatgatattttttgcTGGCACATGGATCTTATCcgatttatttcttttcattatttacttatttttgttGTCATGGTGATCATTTTTGACATCCATATTGATTCTATTGAGGGCACTCATCAATTTTGAGGCTAATTTGGATTTGCTAAAATGCTCACATAGGGCACAAATTCTACTAACTTACTAAGATGTCAAGCTGTGTATATAATTTCTTTTggatattttttctttatttgatcAAACTTCAAAATCACAATTGCTTTAGAATGTTAGATATAGAGGTTTTTACACTTGTCATTTTCAGTTTTAAGCTCTATCCCCTATGTACCAGATATTAAATTCGTTTCTATTAGGTAATTAAACAGGTCACAAGGGCACAGTTTAAAGCTAATTTTAATTTACCTTGATAGGTTTTGCGAGCTCTGAGAAGGTTGAAAGGAACTTCAAATAACAGAAAGGAGAAAATGTCAGCTGAGACAAAGCATGTATTTGACCAACTAACTGAGGATGCCATGAAGTTGATGGAGAATGGTGACTACAGTTAAGTCTGTTACTTTCTTGGGTTTCTAGTTCACTTAGATTGAGGAGTAACCTTGAATATTCTAGCTTTAATGCCATCACCTTctccaattaaaagaaaaaaaaaaaacttgcaACTACCAATGATCTTAAAGGTGTTCGTCCACTTTGAGGCAAAGTGGCATAAAATGGCTCAGGGCTGTCACCTTCACCTTTTAGAATATTGGATCTTGCTAATAGTCAACTCTCTTGGAAAGGAATTTAGGAAGCAGATCTGTACTTGTTTTAGATTTAGATTTAGCTTAGTTGAGATTTATGGCTTTGTCAGCCTCCAATTGCCCTTTATCACCAATGAAGCAAATCTgtttgtgtttcttttttcatccCCTTTCTTCTGATAATCATAAATGTAGGTAAAGCTTTAGGAATATAAGTGTATGCTTATtggttttaaatttcattctGCAGATGTGTACCATGAGAAGCAGGAGGTTTTCCAGCGCGAGGCAGGTTGGTGCAATGTTTGAGTAgttcttttaatatattttatttgttgtaTTTATATTGATTGTTTCTGAATTATATTCCATTATGCTAAGTATTCCACGTGTAATTTGTAGGGGCAGGTGTGTATTTTgaataacttttattaaacATGCTTTAAATGTATTGCTTTTTCAGAGGGATATGAGAAGTTAGCTCTGGCCAGGGGGAAGAGCCTAGCTGTGAATGTTGGACTGGAGAATTCTGGTCCTAACTTGGGAATTGACACACTCACAGATATAAATAATCCTGGAGTAACTTCTTCCATACTCCCTGACTCAGCTGTGGGtacttcaaattca containing:
- the LOC18608298 gene encoding SUPPRESSOR OF ABI3-5 isoform X2, whose protein sequence is MEEKPSSSHRKRQFFEDEDSDKPPAQKRVRFPKGKKVKPGEEPVNRVDVEDGSGDLKDPRLAAKERAKHRSQITTELFTADGQGMLNDVSAAEVAYEDNENFVDDGIQIEPFNLNKEREEGYFDADGNFVEYVNDNEIKDAWLDSVEADIKYTGKTSATTNDEDDNEVVTQDLSSQDIGIMKRRIANVLEPGETVLRALRRLKGTSNNRKEKMSAETKHVFDQLTEDAMKLMENGDYNVYHEKQEVFQREAEGYEKLALARGKSLAVNVGLENSGPNLGIDTLTDINNPGVTSSILPDSAVGTSNSNLNAADVSSNTADSYDMFADDEDDENLKPSSEPNSNAVIQASYEAVYTSSETGDVQNDYVYDESSGYYYSSTLGYYYDPSTGLYCSAVSGQCHRVDRPAVWDLCTAHGA
- the LOC18608297 gene encoding U4/U6 small nuclear ribonucleoprotein PRP4-like protein; its protein translation is MEVDDDNSPPTSSAEPSVAVPDSQTTVPTANNTLLQPVQPIVPAVVPPAVVPPIAPLPAIPPVPVVHPLAPLPIRAPILKPLAPQNGEVKTSDSDSDHEDEGRTAAVDYEISEESRLVRERQEKAMQELLMKRRAAALAVPTNDMAVRTRLRRLGEPITLFGEREMERRDRLRMIMAKLDSEGQLEKLMKAHEEEEAAVSAKMEDVEEDIQYPFYTEGPNELLDARIDIAKYSVVKAAMRVQRAQRKRDDPDEDMDAETDWALRQAGNLVLDCSEIGDDRPLSGCSFSRDGQLLATCSLSGVAKLWSMPRVSKVSALKGHTERATDVTFSPVHDHLATASADRTAKLWNTDGSLLTTFEGHLDRLARIAFHPSGKYLGTTSFDKTWRLWDIDSGVELLLQEGHSRSVYGIAFHQDGSLAASCGLDALARVWDLRTGRSVLALEGHVKPVLGVSFSPNGYHLATGGEDNTCRIWDLRKKKSLYIIPAHSNLISQVKFEPQEGYYLVTASYDMTAKVWSGRDFKPVKSLPGHEAKVTASDISEDSRYIVTVSHDRTIKLWTAGNIGKEKDMDLD
- the LOC18608298 gene encoding SUPPRESSOR OF ABI3-5 isoform X1 gives rise to the protein MEEKPSSSHRKRQFFEDEDSDKPPAQKRVRFPKGKKVKPGEEPVNRVDVEDGSGDLKDPRLAAKERAKHRSQITTELFTADGQGMLNDVSAAEVAYEDNENFVDDGIQIEPFNLNKEREEGYFDADGNFVEYVNDNEIKDAWLDSVEADIKYTGKTSATTNDEDDNEVVTQDLSSQDIGIMKRRIANVLEPGETVLRALRRLKGTSNNRKEKMSAETKHVFDQLTEDAMKLMENGDYNVYHEKQEVFQREAEGYEKLALARGKSLAVNVGLENSGPNLGIDTLTDINNPGVTSSILPDSAVGTSNSNLNAADVSSNTADSYDMFADDEDDENLKPSSEPNSNAVIQASYEAVYTSSETGDVQNDYVYDESSGYYYSSTLGYYYDPSTGLYCSAVSGQWYSFNEATGTYDEVKEVASSTN